A genomic segment from Idiomarina piscisalsi encodes:
- a CDS encoding chemotaxis protein CheA, whose protein sequence is MSFDMDEDILQDFLIEAGEILEQLSEQLVELENDPENKDLLNAIFRGFHTVKGGAGFLSLTALVDTCHGAENVFDTLRNGQRTVTSDLMDVILQALDTINAQFAQVQAREDISPADDKLLELLHKLSQPESEDEAPIEAPSKEAEPEPEPEPEAPKEEATESSGDGGIDEIQDDEFEALLDELHGEGKGPGVGKSDQKADAPKAAADNDNDEITDDEFESLLDELHGSGKAPKSAEKKQEEPADSDEITDDEFESLLDELHGSGKAPTKSVDNGKDEKPKETPKPEKKAAPKPEPKAKPAPKPAAKEDKPKAAEKPADKKPAAPQQPAAETTVRVDTKRLDDIMNMVGELVLVRNRLLSLSNSDDSDNDEMGKAISNLDVVTGDLQGAVMKTRMQPIKKVFGRFPRVVRDLARSLKKEINLEMFGEDTDLDKNLVEALADPLVHLVRNSVDHGIEMPDVREANGKPRAGTVTLSASQEGDHIMLSIKDDGAGMDAEKLKGIAINKGILDADAAARLSDEDAYNLIFAAGFSTKEQVSDISGRGVGMDVVKTKISQLNGSVKIQSELGKGTELLIKVPLTLAILPTLMVAVKEQTFALPLAVVSEIIDLDMKRTNTVDGQLTLIVRDRAIPLFFLEHWLVRNPDRSSRNENGHVVVVQIGNQQVGFVVDALIGQEEVVIKPLDKLLQGTPGMAGATITSDGGIALIIDVPSMLKYYAKR, encoded by the coding sequence ATGAGCTTTGATATGGATGAAGACATACTGCAGGACTTTTTGATCGAGGCGGGAGAGATCCTCGAGCAGCTGTCTGAGCAGTTAGTTGAGCTAGAAAACGACCCAGAAAACAAAGATTTATTAAACGCGATTTTCCGTGGTTTTCATACCGTGAAAGGCGGCGCAGGTTTTCTGTCGCTCACTGCCTTAGTGGATACCTGCCACGGTGCTGAAAACGTGTTTGATACTTTGCGTAATGGTCAGCGCACGGTTACGTCAGACTTAATGGACGTGATTCTTCAAGCGCTGGATACTATCAATGCTCAGTTTGCACAGGTGCAAGCTCGTGAAGACATTAGCCCTGCCGATGACAAATTACTCGAGCTACTGCACAAGCTCAGTCAGCCGGAGTCTGAAGACGAGGCGCCTATTGAAGCGCCGTCTAAAGAAGCTGAGCCGGAACCTGAGCCAGAGCCGGAAGCACCTAAAGAAGAAGCAACTGAAAGCTCAGGTGATGGCGGCATAGACGAAATTCAGGACGATGAATTTGAAGCCTTACTTGATGAGCTGCACGGTGAGGGCAAAGGCCCAGGTGTTGGCAAATCAGATCAGAAAGCCGATGCCCCTAAAGCCGCGGCTGATAATGACAACGATGAAATTACCGATGATGAATTTGAGTCGTTGCTAGATGAGCTCCATGGTTCAGGAAAGGCGCCTAAAAGCGCAGAGAAGAAACAGGAAGAGCCGGCCGACAGTGACGAAATCACCGATGATGAGTTTGAGTCCCTGTTAGATGAACTGCATGGTTCTGGCAAGGCACCGACGAAGAGTGTGGATAACGGCAAAGACGAAAAGCCAAAAGAGACGCCTAAGCCAGAGAAAAAAGCGGCGCCAAAACCAGAGCCAAAAGCCAAACCAGCTCCTAAACCAGCTGCAAAAGAAGACAAGCCTAAAGCTGCAGAGAAACCGGCTGACAAGAAGCCGGCAGCACCACAGCAACCGGCTGCGGAAACCACGGTTCGAGTCGATACCAAACGTTTGGACGACATTATGAACATGGTTGGTGAGCTTGTTTTGGTGCGCAACCGTTTATTGAGTCTGAGCAATTCGGACGACTCTGATAACGACGAAATGGGCAAAGCCATTTCAAACCTGGATGTTGTCACTGGCGACTTACAGGGCGCCGTCATGAAAACCCGTATGCAGCCAATTAAGAAAGTCTTTGGTCGCTTCCCTCGGGTAGTTCGTGACTTAGCACGCAGCCTGAAAAAAGAAATTAACTTAGAAATGTTCGGCGAAGACACCGACTTGGATAAAAACCTCGTTGAAGCGTTGGCTGATCCGCTGGTTCACTTAGTGCGCAACTCGGTTGACCACGGTATTGAAATGCCGGACGTTCGTGAGGCCAACGGTAAGCCAAGGGCGGGTACGGTGACGCTGTCCGCCTCTCAGGAAGGTGACCATATTATGCTGTCGATTAAAGACGACGGCGCGGGTATGGACGCTGAAAAGCTTAAAGGCATTGCCATCAATAAAGGTATTTTAGATGCCGACGCAGCAGCACGCTTAAGCGACGAAGACGCTTACAACCTGATTTTTGCGGCTGGTTTTTCGACCAAAGAGCAAGTGTCTGATATTTCGGGCCGTGGCGTCGGAATGGACGTAGTAAAGACCAAAATCAGCCAGCTAAATGGTAGTGTCAAAATTCAGTCAGAGCTGGGTAAAGGTACTGAGTTACTGATTAAAGTGCCGTTAACCTTAGCTATTTTGCCGACCCTGATGGTGGCAGTGAAAGAGCAGACGTTTGCGTTGCCACTGGCGGTTGTCAGCGAAATTATCGATTTGGATATGAAGCGCACCAATACAGTCGATGGTCAGTTAACACTGATTGTACGTGACCGTGCGATACCGTTGTTCTTCCTCGAGCATTGGCTGGTGAGAAACCCAGACCGCTCAAGCCGCAATGAAAACGGTCATGTTGTGGTTGTACAGATTGGCAATCAGCAGGTTGGTTTTGTGGTCGACGCGCTTATTGGTCAGGAAGAAGTGGTTATTAAACCATTGGATAAACTGTTACAGGGCACGCCAGGTATGGCAGGTGCAACCATTACCAGTGATGGTGGTATTGCGCTGATTATTGACGTACCAAGCATGCTGAAGTATTACGCTAAACGATAA
- a CDS encoding protein-glutamate methylesterase/protein-glutamine glutaminase, with translation MTVKVLVVDDSAFFRRRVTEILEAHSNIQVIGSANNGEEAVAQAKALKPDVITMDIEMPVMNGIDAVKTIMGSNPCPILMFSSLTHEGATATLNALEAGAADFLPKKFEDIARNRDEAVKTLQDRVLAIAKQPAARTPTITRTPASRTVEPAKPKEPVSALDRIRQRNEERQSQRQASFRLADAAGSLSINRAYQILAIGTSTGGPVALQKILTQLPANFPYPIVMVQHMPAAFTKAFSQRLDGLCKIRVKEAEDGDVLTPGTAYLAPGGKQLVVEGRSGSARLRVKEDTSGRVTYKPSVDLTFASLSKVYMGKVLGVILTGMGADGREGSRMLKQQGATIWAQDQASCVVYGMPQAVASAGISTKSISLDNMARSIMKEVGYSGV, from the coding sequence ATGACAGTTAAAGTTCTCGTAGTGGACGACTCGGCGTTTTTCAGACGCCGAGTAACCGAGATTCTGGAAGCACACTCAAATATTCAAGTCATTGGCTCAGCCAATAATGGCGAGGAGGCGGTAGCGCAAGCAAAAGCGTTAAAGCCTGACGTTATTACCATGGACATTGAAATGCCGGTGATGAACGGCATTGATGCGGTAAAAACCATTATGGGCAGCAACCCTTGCCCCATTTTAATGTTCTCGTCACTGACGCACGAAGGTGCAACGGCAACGCTAAATGCGTTAGAAGCTGGCGCTGCGGACTTCTTACCTAAGAAGTTTGAAGATATCGCTCGTAACCGTGATGAAGCAGTTAAAACGCTGCAAGATCGCGTACTGGCCATTGCCAAGCAACCCGCTGCCAGAACGCCGACAATAACGCGTACACCAGCAAGCCGAACCGTTGAGCCGGCTAAGCCGAAAGAGCCCGTGTCGGCGCTGGATCGTATTCGGCAACGTAATGAAGAACGGCAAAGCCAGCGTCAAGCATCGTTTCGATTAGCAGATGCCGCAGGCTCTTTAAGCATTAATCGTGCGTATCAAATTTTGGCGATTGGGACGTCAACCGGTGGTCCTGTAGCCTTGCAGAAAATACTAACGCAATTGCCAGCCAACTTTCCGTACCCCATTGTGATGGTGCAACATATGCCAGCGGCTTTTACTAAGGCTTTTTCTCAGCGCCTGGACGGATTGTGTAAGATTCGCGTGAAAGAAGCTGAAGACGGTGATGTACTCACTCCCGGCACCGCCTATTTAGCACCGGGCGGTAAGCAGTTGGTTGTAGAAGGACGCTCTGGCAGTGCCCGTTTACGGGTCAAAGAAGACACGAGTGGACGTGTTACCTACAAACCGAGCGTTGATTTGACCTTTGCCAGCTTATCAAAAGTGTATATGGGCAAGGTGCTAGGCGTTATTTTGACGGGGATGGGGGCTGATGGCCGTGAAGGTTCACGTATGTTGAAACAACAAGGCGCCACTATCTGGGCTCAGGATCAGGCCAGCTGTGTTGTTTATGGCATGCCGCAAGCGGTTGCCTCAGCGGGTATTTCAACGAAGAGTATTAGTTTGGATAATATGGCGCGCTCTATCATGAAAGAAGTCGGATACAGCGGCGTTTAA
- a CDS encoding protein phosphatase CheZ, which produces MSDKAHDISLEQAQELVSLLEEGKQQQANQLLEDVYNRRNDKLFTSVGQLTRDLHEALQDFQLDPRIVQMTEDDLPDAQNRLQYVIQKTEDAANRTMDAVEACLPMADDMHQRVESVMPVWNRLMSNDIEINEFKSLCHQVDDVLKRCGENMPQVHGLMTEVLMAQDYQDITGQVIRRVIQLVEDVEKNLIELLKIFGKEEARREAEKTESSKQKSASEAEGPIIDADKRDDVVGGQDEVDDLLSSLGF; this is translated from the coding sequence ATGTCTGATAAAGCCCATGATATTTCCCTCGAGCAGGCTCAAGAACTTGTGTCTTTGCTCGAAGAGGGAAAGCAGCAACAAGCCAACCAACTTCTGGAAGACGTATACAATCGTCGCAACGACAAACTGTTTACTTCAGTGGGTCAGCTGACGCGTGACCTCCACGAAGCATTGCAGGACTTCCAACTGGACCCTCGCATTGTGCAGATGACAGAAGATGATCTTCCTGATGCACAAAACCGTTTACAGTACGTTATTCAAAAAACAGAAGATGCCGCAAATCGAACAATGGATGCGGTAGAGGCGTGTTTGCCGATGGCTGACGACATGCACCAGCGCGTTGAAAGTGTCATGCCGGTCTGGAATCGGTTGATGAGCAACGATATTGAGATAAATGAATTCAAGTCTTTGTGCCATCAGGTCGATGATGTACTTAAGCGCTGTGGTGAAAATATGCCGCAAGTGCATGGCCTTATGACCGAAGTACTTATGGCTCAGGATTATCAGGATATTACTGGGCAGGTCATTCGACGGGTTATTCAACTGGTTGAAGACGTCGAGAAGAATCTCATTGAACTGTTAAAAATATTCGGCAAAGAAGAAGCTCGAAGAGAAGCTGAAAAAACCGAATCTTCAAAGCAGAAAAGTGCCAGTGAGGCGGAAGGGCCAATTATTGATGCCGATAAACGTGATGACGTTGTTGGTGGGCAAGACGAAGTGGACGACTTACTGTCCAGTTTAGGTTTCTAG